Proteins from a genomic interval of Terriglobia bacterium:
- the groEL gene encoding chaperonin GroEL (60 kDa chaperone family; promotes refolding of misfolded polypeptides especially under stressful conditions; forms two stacked rings of heptamers to form a barrel-shaped 14mer; ends can be capped by GroES; misfolded proteins enter the barrel where they are refolded when GroES binds; many bacteria have multiple copies of the groEL gene which are active under different environmental conditions; the B.japonicum protein in this cluster is expressed constitutively; in Rhodobacter, Corynebacterium and Rhizobium this protein is essential for growth) — protein MAKEIVHGEKSRQALLSGVNQLADAVKITLGPRGRNVVLDKKFGSPVITKDGVTVAKEIELKEGFENMGAQMVREVAS, from the coding sequence ATGGCTAAAGAGATCGTGCACGGTGAGAAATCGCGCCAGGCTCTGCTGAGCGGCGTGAATCAGCTGGCGGACGCCGTAAAGATCACGCTGGGGCCAAGGGGCCGGAACGTGGTACTGGACAAGAAATTCGGATCCCCCGTGATCACGAAGGACGGGGTGACGGTCGCCAAAGAGATCGAGCTGAAGGAAGGCTTCGAGAACATGGGCGCGCAGATGGTGCGTGAGGTCGCGTCGA